The following are encoded together in the Triticum dicoccoides isolate Atlit2015 ecotype Zavitan chromosome 6B, WEW_v2.0, whole genome shotgun sequence genome:
- the LOC119324917 gene encoding protein STRUBBELIG-RECEPTOR FAMILY 8-like: MAAAALAGLLVALAAATAGATTESSDAAALGNLYTSWNSPPQLAGWSAGGGDPCGAGWQGVSCTGSGVTEIKLPGTGLNGSLGYELSNLFSLKTLDLSNNQIQGSIPYQLPPNLTYLNLATNNFSGNLPYSISNMASIEYLNLSHNSLAQQIGDLFGNLTSLSELDVSFNKLTGDLPTSIGSLSNISSLYMQNNQLTGSVNVLSGLGLTTLNIANNNFSGWIPKEFSNYNNCRLNGNSFLNGPAPPPPPFMPPPPRRPRSRPNRSGGSGNAPKGSESSTSQGGKNGLQTASLVGIIVGSVLAALCVLLLLVLCIRKSRKRKDDSSTESKDFVGPLSVNIEEVSNREIPEQGLENTAMKVLPAEKMTPERVYGKTGSMRKTKVPITATPYTVASLQVATNSFCQDSLLGEGSLGRVYKADFPNGKVMAVKKVDSAAISLQEEDDFLEVVSSMSRLRHPNIVPLTGYCVEHAQRLLVYEYIGNTTLHDMLHFSDEMSRRLTWNIRVRIALGTARALEYLHEVCLPSVVHRNFKSANILLDEEHNAHLSDCGLAALTPNTERQVSTEVVGSFGYSAPEFSMSGIYTVKSDVYSFGVVMLELLTGRKPLDSSRERSEQSLVRWATPQLHDIDALSKMVDPALNGMYPAKSLSRFADIIALCVQPEPEFRPPMSEVVQQLVRLMQRASIVRRQSGEELGFSYRAPEREGETRDISF; the protein is encoded by the exons ATGGCGGCCGCCGCATTGGCCGGGCTCCTCGTCGCCCTCGCCGCCGCGACCGCGGGGGCCACCACCGAGTCCTCCGACG CCGCCGCTCTGGGGAATCTCTACACCTCCTGGAACAGCCCGCCGCAGCTGGCCGGCTGGTCGGCCGGCGGCGGCGACCCCTGCGGCGCGGGGTGGCAGGGCGTCTCCTGCACCGGCTCAGGCGTCACCGAAAT CAAGCTTCCTGGGACAGGGCTGAACGGCTCTCTGGGCTACGAACTCTCCAATCTGTTCTCACTCAAAACACT GGATTTGAGCAACAACCAAATTCAAGGTTCAATTCCTTACCAGCTGCCACCGAATCTCACATATCT GAATCTGGCGACCAACAATTTCTCTGGCAATCTCCCATACTCCATATCCAACATGGCTTCGATTGAGTACCT CAACCTCAGCCACAACTCACTGGCCCAACAAATAGGCGATTTGTTTGGAAACCTCACTTCACTTTCAGAGTT GGACGTGTCTTTCAACAAACTGACAGGGGATCTTCCAACTTCTATTGGCTCTCTATCAAATATTTCTAGTCT CTATATGCAAAACAATCAGTTAACAGGTTCTGTCAATGTTCTAAGTGGTCTAGGCCTTACTACCCT AAACATTGCAAACAACAATTTCAGTGGCTGGATACCAAAAGAATTCA GCAATTACAACAACTGCAGACTTAATGGAAACTCATTCCTGAATGGacctgctcctccaccaccacctttcATGCCACCACCCCCTAGAAGGCCGCGCAGTCGTCCTAACCGTTCTGGGGGAAGTGGAAATGCTCCAAAAGGCTCTGAGAGCTCCACTAGTCAAGGTGGCAAGAATGGTCTGCAGACAGCTTCGCTTGTGGGGATAATTGTTGGCTCAGTACTTGCTGCTTTGTGTGTGCTTCTTCTTTTGGTATTATGCATTCGTAAATCTCGGAAAAGGAAGGATGATAGCAGCACAGAATCCAAAGATTTTGTAGGTCCACTATCAGTGAACATAGAGGAAG TATCTAACAGGGAAATCCCAGAGCAAGGTCTTGAAAATACGGCTATGAAAGTCCTGCCTGCTGAGAAAATGACTCCCGAGAGGGTTTATGGTAAAACTGGTTCTATGAGAAAGACAAAGGTTCCCATAACTGCGACACCTTACACCGTGGCTTCCCTCCAAGTTGCGACGAATAGCTTCTGTCAAGATTCCCTTCTGGGAGAGGGTTCACTTGGTCGTGTTTACAAGGCTGATTTCCCCAATGGGAAG GTTATGGCTGTTAAGAAGGTAGACAGTGCCGCTATTTCCTTGCAGGAAGAAGATGATTTCCTTGAGGTTGTATCAAGTATGTCACGACTTAGGCATCCAAACATCGTGCCGCTTACAGGGTACTGTGTGGAGCATGCCCAAAGGCTTCTTGTTTATGAGTACATTGGAAACACAACGCTGCATGATATGCTGCACTTCTCTGATGAGATGAGCAGAAGACTTACATGGAACATCCGTGTAAGAATAGCACTAGGCACTGCTCGGGCATTAGA ATACCTGCATGAGGTTTGCTTGCCCTCTGTTGTTCATAGAAATTTTAAGTCCGCAAACATTCTACTTGATGAAGAGCATAATGCACATTTATCTGACTGTGGGCTCGCTGCCTTGACACCCAATACTGAGAGACAG GTTTCTACTGAAGTGGTTGGCTCATTTGGATACAGTGCCCCAGAGTTTTCCATGTCAGGAATTTATACTGTAAAGAGTGACGTGTACAGTTTTGGAGTAGTGATGCTAGAGCTATTGACTGGAAGGAAGCCGCTAGACAG TTCTAGAGAGAGGTCAGAACAGTCTCTTGTTAGATGGGCTACGCCTCAGCTTCATGATATCGATGCACTTTCTAAGATGGTTGATCCAGCATTAAATGGAATGTACCCTGCGAAATCGCTCTCCCGCTTTGCAGACATAATTGCACTTTGTGTTCAG CCGGAGCCAGAGTTCCGTCCTCCTATGTCTGAGGTTGTCCAGCAACTTGTGCGCCTGATGCAGAGGGCTAGCATAGTAAGGCGGCAATCAGGTGAGGAACTAGGGTTTTCTTACAGGGCTCCAGAACGTGAAGGAGAAACAAGAGACATTTCCTTCTGA
- the LOC119325194 gene encoding RNA polymerase I-specific transcription initiation factor RRN3-like isoform X1: MGAELWRDDMAVEAEKPIRDSVAFRLVEHVLQSLRMDPLLVDPYDMDQYNKMVSTLDTSKKKTPDEEALYVTTLKALSEAVSKIDITYHHLLLNNIFTVRIWYLQRDTLDAFLDLITRLAAVADQYLRECLQMLVNNFTPPLVQRNELPRWAVSRKKDIFFHLCESLKTISTTVPLAPRVLRDIIDRSMPKLFDNKAKMVSFVECMLGLDTDRMGDLIGATLLAKVVDLLTELDVNITWEDIIQGEHNKGIFEMELEDLDEDEDGLGQAGTKVHVLFGGNACAEKLDSLMVVVCEHLKSCAERGYLDKEFDILKTIFRASVLRVHRSKFCQFIMFYACSLDPKICGLEFAFFLTDIFLNKEEDPISRMSAVSYVGSYLSRARFISADTVLGILKKLLDWCDEYCVLQNRGTTAHPNHQIFYATCQAVMYVLCFRLRSIMDYPNLKAQLFQLSFGFILNHRLEALKVCLPSIVNEFLRQAKDAGLFAASMYSAAEDAIESDLSRAFGGINRLDTFFPFDPYLLKESDRYIRPNFEFWSMVKTTYSDDKDDDDDELEDLDAPEMKVGSLDDHVEIDINSDDDELEYSMNKMSITPHRSFYHGVAADGDAGLSMPARIRPSASPPSRWAMSGSP, from the exons ATGGGGGCGGAGCTGTGGCGCGACGACATGGCGGTGGAGGCGGAGAAGCCCATCCGCGACTCCGTGGCGTTCCGGCTCGTCGAGCACGTGCTCCAGTCCTTGCGGATG GATCCGCTTCTGGTTGACCCATATGACATGGATCAATATAATAAGATGGTAAGCACTCTAGACACTAGCAAGAAAAAGACTCCTGATGAAGAGGCTTTGTATGTG ACGACTTTGAAGGCATTGTCAGAAGCAGTATCCAAAATAGACATCACGTACCATCATTTGCTTTTGAACAAT ATATTTACCGTCCGCATCTGGTACTTGCAAAGAGATACATTGGATGCTTTCTTAGACCTAATAACCAGATTG GCTGCAGTGGCAGATCAGTATCTCAGAGAATGTTTGCAGATGCTTGTGAACAACTTTACTCCGCCTCTTGTTCAACGCAATGAGCTGCCTAGATGGGCGGTTTCAAGGAAGAAGGATATTTTTTTTCATCTGTGCGAGAGCTTGAAAACGATCTCCACTACTGTACCCTTAGCACCAAGGGTATTAAGGGATATAATAGATCGGAGCATGCCGAAGTTATTTGATAACAAAGCT AAGATGGTCTCGTTTGTCGAATGCATGTTGGGGCTAGATACTGACAGAATGGGGGACCTTATTGGGGCTACATTGCTGGCAAAAGTTGTGGATCTACTCACGGAGTTGGAT GTTAATATAACCTGGGAAGATATTATTCAAGGGGAGcataacaaaggtatatttgaaatGGAGCTTGAAGatttggatgaggatgaggatggccTTGGACAAGCGGGAACAAAGGTTCAT GTCCTTTTTGGAGGAAATGCATGTGCCGAAAAGCTTGACAGTTTAATGGTTGTTGTATGCGAGCACCTTAAGTCATGTGCGGAGCGTGGGTATCTAGATAAG GAATTTGACATTCTGAAGACTATATTTCGAGCATCTGTGCTGAGGGTGCACAGATCAAAATTTTGCCAG TTTATCATGTTCTATGCCTGCTCACTGGATCCTAAAATCTGCGGTCTTGAATTTGCTTTTTTTCTTACCGACATTTTTTTGAACAAGGAAGAGGATCCAATTTCGAG AATGTCTGCAGTTTCTTATGTTGGAAGCTATTTGTCTCGGGCAAGGTTTATTTCCGCTGATACGGTTCTTGGTATACTCAAAAA ATTATTGGACTGGTGCGATGAATATTGTGTCCTTCAGAACAGAGGGACCACAGCCCATCCGAATCATCAAATATTTTACGCGACCTGCCAG GCTGTGATGTATGTCCTTTGCTTTCGCTTGAGATCTATTATGGATTATCCGAATCTTAAAGCACAGCTTTTTCAATTGTCTTTTGGATTTATCTTGAACCACCGACTGGAAGCTCTAAAG GTGTGCTTGCCGTCAATAGTAAATGAGTTCCTGAGACAGGCCAAGGATGCCGGATTGTTCGCTGCATCCATGTATTCAGCAGCTGAAGATGCAATCGAATCTGATTTGTCCAGGGCTTTTGGAGGAATCAATAGACTTGACACCTTCTTCCCATTTGATCCTTACCTGCTAAAAGAATCAGACAG ATATATCCGTCCGAATTTTGAGTTCTGGTCCATGGTCAAGACGACATACAGCGACGACaaggacgatgacgatgatgagctGGAGGACCTTGATGCCCCTGAAATGAAGGTGGGCAGCTTGGACGATCATGTCGAAATAGATAtcaacagcgacgacgacgagctgGAGTACTCGATGAACAAGATGTCTATAACTCCGCACCGCTCTTTCTACCACGGGGTGGCCGCGGACGGCGATGCTGGCCTCAGCATGCCCGCGAGGATCAGACCTTCGGCGAGCCCCCCGTCACGATGGGCCATGTCAGGATCCCCGTAG
- the LOC119325194 gene encoding RNA polymerase I-specific transcription initiation factor RRN3-like isoform X2: MGAELWRDDMAVEAEKPIRDSVAFRLVEHVLQSLRMDPLLVDPYDMDQYNKMVSTLDTSKKKTPDEEALYVTTLKALSEAVSKIDITYHHLLLNNIFTVRIWYLQRDTLDAFLDLITRLAAVADQYLRECLQMLVNNFTPPLVQRNELPRWAVSRKKDIFFHLCESLKTISTTVPLAPRVLRDIIDRSMPKLFDNKAKMVSFVECMLGLDTDRMGDLIGATLLAKVVDLLTELDVNITWEDIIQGEHNKGIFEMELEDLDEDEDGLGQAGTKVLFGGNACAEKLDSLMVVVCEHLKSCAERGYLDKEFDILKTIFRASVLRVHRSKFCQFIMFYACSLDPKICGLEFAFFLTDIFLNKEEDPISRMSAVSYVGSYLSRARFISADTVLGILKKLLDWCDEYCVLQNRGTTAHPNHQIFYATCQAVMYVLCFRLRSIMDYPNLKAQLFQLSFGFILNHRLEALKVCLPSIVNEFLRQAKDAGLFAASMYSAAEDAIESDLSRAFGGINRLDTFFPFDPYLLKESDRYIRPNFEFWSMVKTTYSDDKDDDDDELEDLDAPEMKVGSLDDHVEIDINSDDDELEYSMNKMSITPHRSFYHGVAADGDAGLSMPARIRPSASPPSRWAMSGSP, encoded by the exons ATGGGGGCGGAGCTGTGGCGCGACGACATGGCGGTGGAGGCGGAGAAGCCCATCCGCGACTCCGTGGCGTTCCGGCTCGTCGAGCACGTGCTCCAGTCCTTGCGGATG GATCCGCTTCTGGTTGACCCATATGACATGGATCAATATAATAAGATGGTAAGCACTCTAGACACTAGCAAGAAAAAGACTCCTGATGAAGAGGCTTTGTATGTG ACGACTTTGAAGGCATTGTCAGAAGCAGTATCCAAAATAGACATCACGTACCATCATTTGCTTTTGAACAAT ATATTTACCGTCCGCATCTGGTACTTGCAAAGAGATACATTGGATGCTTTCTTAGACCTAATAACCAGATTG GCTGCAGTGGCAGATCAGTATCTCAGAGAATGTTTGCAGATGCTTGTGAACAACTTTACTCCGCCTCTTGTTCAACGCAATGAGCTGCCTAGATGGGCGGTTTCAAGGAAGAAGGATATTTTTTTTCATCTGTGCGAGAGCTTGAAAACGATCTCCACTACTGTACCCTTAGCACCAAGGGTATTAAGGGATATAATAGATCGGAGCATGCCGAAGTTATTTGATAACAAAGCT AAGATGGTCTCGTTTGTCGAATGCATGTTGGGGCTAGATACTGACAGAATGGGGGACCTTATTGGGGCTACATTGCTGGCAAAAGTTGTGGATCTACTCACGGAGTTGGAT GTTAATATAACCTGGGAAGATATTATTCAAGGGGAGcataacaaaggtatatttgaaatGGAGCTTGAAGatttggatgaggatgaggatggccTTGGACAAGCGGGAACAAAG GTCCTTTTTGGAGGAAATGCATGTGCCGAAAAGCTTGACAGTTTAATGGTTGTTGTATGCGAGCACCTTAAGTCATGTGCGGAGCGTGGGTATCTAGATAAG GAATTTGACATTCTGAAGACTATATTTCGAGCATCTGTGCTGAGGGTGCACAGATCAAAATTTTGCCAG TTTATCATGTTCTATGCCTGCTCACTGGATCCTAAAATCTGCGGTCTTGAATTTGCTTTTTTTCTTACCGACATTTTTTTGAACAAGGAAGAGGATCCAATTTCGAG AATGTCTGCAGTTTCTTATGTTGGAAGCTATTTGTCTCGGGCAAGGTTTATTTCCGCTGATACGGTTCTTGGTATACTCAAAAA ATTATTGGACTGGTGCGATGAATATTGTGTCCTTCAGAACAGAGGGACCACAGCCCATCCGAATCATCAAATATTTTACGCGACCTGCCAG GCTGTGATGTATGTCCTTTGCTTTCGCTTGAGATCTATTATGGATTATCCGAATCTTAAAGCACAGCTTTTTCAATTGTCTTTTGGATTTATCTTGAACCACCGACTGGAAGCTCTAAAG GTGTGCTTGCCGTCAATAGTAAATGAGTTCCTGAGACAGGCCAAGGATGCCGGATTGTTCGCTGCATCCATGTATTCAGCAGCTGAAGATGCAATCGAATCTGATTTGTCCAGGGCTTTTGGAGGAATCAATAGACTTGACACCTTCTTCCCATTTGATCCTTACCTGCTAAAAGAATCAGACAG ATATATCCGTCCGAATTTTGAGTTCTGGTCCATGGTCAAGACGACATACAGCGACGACaaggacgatgacgatgatgagctGGAGGACCTTGATGCCCCTGAAATGAAGGTGGGCAGCTTGGACGATCATGTCGAAATAGATAtcaacagcgacgacgacgagctgGAGTACTCGATGAACAAGATGTCTATAACTCCGCACCGCTCTTTCTACCACGGGGTGGCCGCGGACGGCGATGCTGGCCTCAGCATGCCCGCGAGGATCAGACCTTCGGCGAGCCCCCCGTCACGATGGGCCATGTCAGGATCCCCGTAG
- the LOC119325194 gene encoding RNA polymerase I-specific transcription initiation factor RRN3-like isoform X3: MDQYNKMVSTLDTSKKKTPDEEALYVTTLKALSEAVSKIDITYHHLLLNNIFTVRIWYLQRDTLDAFLDLITRLAAVADQYLRECLQMLVNNFTPPLVQRNELPRWAVSRKKDIFFHLCESLKTISTTVPLAPRVLRDIIDRSMPKLFDNKAKMVSFVECMLGLDTDRMGDLIGATLLAKVVDLLTELDVNITWEDIIQGEHNKGIFEMELEDLDEDEDGLGQAGTKVHVLFGGNACAEKLDSLMVVVCEHLKSCAERGYLDKEFDILKTIFRASVLRVHRSKFCQFIMFYACSLDPKICGLEFAFFLTDIFLNKEEDPISRMSAVSYVGSYLSRARFISADTVLGILKKLLDWCDEYCVLQNRGTTAHPNHQIFYATCQAVMYVLCFRLRSIMDYPNLKAQLFQLSFGFILNHRLEALKVCLPSIVNEFLRQAKDAGLFAASMYSAAEDAIESDLSRAFGGINRLDTFFPFDPYLLKESDRYIRPNFEFWSMVKTTYSDDKDDDDDELEDLDAPEMKVGSLDDHVEIDINSDDDELEYSMNKMSITPHRSFYHGVAADGDAGLSMPARIRPSASPPSRWAMSGSP, from the exons ATGGATCAATATAATAAGATGGTAAGCACTCTAGACACTAGCAAGAAAAAGACTCCTGATGAAGAGGCTTTGTATGTG ACGACTTTGAAGGCATTGTCAGAAGCAGTATCCAAAATAGACATCACGTACCATCATTTGCTTTTGAACAAT ATATTTACCGTCCGCATCTGGTACTTGCAAAGAGATACATTGGATGCTTTCTTAGACCTAATAACCAGATTG GCTGCAGTGGCAGATCAGTATCTCAGAGAATGTTTGCAGATGCTTGTGAACAACTTTACTCCGCCTCTTGTTCAACGCAATGAGCTGCCTAGATGGGCGGTTTCAAGGAAGAAGGATATTTTTTTTCATCTGTGCGAGAGCTTGAAAACGATCTCCACTACTGTACCCTTAGCACCAAGGGTATTAAGGGATATAATAGATCGGAGCATGCCGAAGTTATTTGATAACAAAGCT AAGATGGTCTCGTTTGTCGAATGCATGTTGGGGCTAGATACTGACAGAATGGGGGACCTTATTGGGGCTACATTGCTGGCAAAAGTTGTGGATCTACTCACGGAGTTGGAT GTTAATATAACCTGGGAAGATATTATTCAAGGGGAGcataacaaaggtatatttgaaatGGAGCTTGAAGatttggatgaggatgaggatggccTTGGACAAGCGGGAACAAAGGTTCAT GTCCTTTTTGGAGGAAATGCATGTGCCGAAAAGCTTGACAGTTTAATGGTTGTTGTATGCGAGCACCTTAAGTCATGTGCGGAGCGTGGGTATCTAGATAAG GAATTTGACATTCTGAAGACTATATTTCGAGCATCTGTGCTGAGGGTGCACAGATCAAAATTTTGCCAG TTTATCATGTTCTATGCCTGCTCACTGGATCCTAAAATCTGCGGTCTTGAATTTGCTTTTTTTCTTACCGACATTTTTTTGAACAAGGAAGAGGATCCAATTTCGAG AATGTCTGCAGTTTCTTATGTTGGAAGCTATTTGTCTCGGGCAAGGTTTATTTCCGCTGATACGGTTCTTGGTATACTCAAAAA ATTATTGGACTGGTGCGATGAATATTGTGTCCTTCAGAACAGAGGGACCACAGCCCATCCGAATCATCAAATATTTTACGCGACCTGCCAG GCTGTGATGTATGTCCTTTGCTTTCGCTTGAGATCTATTATGGATTATCCGAATCTTAAAGCACAGCTTTTTCAATTGTCTTTTGGATTTATCTTGAACCACCGACTGGAAGCTCTAAAG GTGTGCTTGCCGTCAATAGTAAATGAGTTCCTGAGACAGGCCAAGGATGCCGGATTGTTCGCTGCATCCATGTATTCAGCAGCTGAAGATGCAATCGAATCTGATTTGTCCAGGGCTTTTGGAGGAATCAATAGACTTGACACCTTCTTCCCATTTGATCCTTACCTGCTAAAAGAATCAGACAG ATATATCCGTCCGAATTTTGAGTTCTGGTCCATGGTCAAGACGACATACAGCGACGACaaggacgatgacgatgatgagctGGAGGACCTTGATGCCCCTGAAATGAAGGTGGGCAGCTTGGACGATCATGTCGAAATAGATAtcaacagcgacgacgacgagctgGAGTACTCGATGAACAAGATGTCTATAACTCCGCACCGCTCTTTCTACCACGGGGTGGCCGCGGACGGCGATGCTGGCCTCAGCATGCCCGCGAGGATCAGACCTTCGGCGAGCCCCCCGTCACGATGGGCCATGTCAGGATCCCCGTAG